A DNA window from Streptococcus sp. LPB0220 contains the following coding sequences:
- the mvaD gene encoding diphosphomevalonate decarboxylase yields MDRKPVKAKSYANIAIIKYWGKEDAKQMVPSTSSISLTLENMYTETSLSPLPADATAHKFYIDGEFQNPAEQAKIGAVIDSLKPADEAGFVRVDTSNNMPTAAGLSSSSSGLSALVKACNQYYDLGLSQEELAQKAKFASGSSSRSFFGPLAAWDKESGEIYKVKTDLKLAMIMLVLNDKQKPVSSREGMKRCMETSTNFKEWIEESRQDYKDMLDYLAGNDFEQVGQLTERNALAMHTTTRTATPAFSYLTEESHKAMDFVRELRAAGHACYFTMDAGPNVKVLCLEEDLDQLVPLFKARYRTIVSKTKDPQDED; encoded by the coding sequence AAATACTGGGGAAAAGAAGATGCCAAACAGATGGTCCCTTCGACCAGTTCGATTTCGTTGACCTTAGAGAATATGTATACAGAGACGAGTCTCTCTCCCTTGCCAGCAGATGCGACTGCGCATAAATTTTACATCGATGGGGAATTCCAAAATCCAGCTGAGCAAGCCAAAATTGGAGCTGTGATTGATAGCTTGAAGCCAGCAGATGAAGCAGGATTTGTTCGGGTGGATACCAGCAACAACATGCCAACCGCAGCAGGCTTGTCCTCTAGCTCGAGTGGCCTCTCTGCTCTTGTCAAGGCTTGCAATCAGTATTATGATTTGGGCTTGAGCCAGGAGGAATTGGCTCAAAAAGCCAAGTTTGCTTCGGGCTCTTCTTCACGGTCTTTCTTTGGTCCCTTAGCAGCTTGGGACAAAGAAAGTGGAGAAATTTATAAGGTTAAAACAGACCTGAAACTCGCGATGATCATGCTGGTTCTCAATGACAAGCAAAAGCCCGTTTCCAGCCGGGAAGGTATGAAACGCTGCATGGAGACTTCGACTAATTTCAAAGAATGGATCGAAGAGTCTCGACAAGATTATAAGGACATGCTGGACTATCTAGCTGGCAATGATTTTGAACAGGTCGGTCAGCTGACAGAGCGCAATGCCCTTGCTATGCATACGACGACTAGAACAGCCACTCCAGCCTTTAGCTACTTGACAGAAGAAAGCCACAAAGCCATGGACTTTGTCCGTGAGCTTCGCGCAGCAGGCCATGCTTGTTACTTTACTATGGATGCAGGGCCAAACGTTAAGGTTCTCTGTTTAGAAGAAGACTTGGATCAGCTGGTGCCTTTATTTAAAGCCCGCTATCGGACCATCGTATCTAAGACAAAGGACCCTCAAGATGAAGACTAA
- a CDS encoding phosphomevalonate kinase has protein sequence MKTKYQVQTGGKLYLAGEYAVLTPGYGAVIQFIPIYLSATIQESRSYQLASDLFGYRVDLTPNKDYALIQETIQLMEEWLKDQGIAPKPFDLHLRGTLGEEGKKYGIGSSGSVVLLVIKAMATLYELDLSPDLLFRLAAVVLVQRGDNGSMGDLACIANEDLIYYQSFDRAWLHEVLTSQPLSQVLDLDWDYQIRLIQPAISYDFLVGWTKEPAISSDLIRQVKGAIKEEFLQESQSAVKNLEKGLREGNQKEIEASIKRADKNLKALNSLIYTPALKELQEATEGLSACAKSSGAGGGDCGIALSFDPVETQTLIDRWKEKNFEVIYQERMGDS, from the coding sequence ATGAAGACTAAGTATCAGGTACAGACTGGAGGCAAGCTCTATCTAGCTGGAGAATACGCGGTGCTAACGCCTGGCTATGGAGCCGTGATTCAGTTTATTCCCATTTATCTGTCAGCTACTATCCAAGAATCTAGAAGCTATCAGCTAGCCTCAGATCTCTTTGGTTACCGGGTGGATTTGACCCCAAATAAGGACTACGCCTTGATTCAAGAGACCATTCAGCTCATGGAAGAGTGGCTGAAAGATCAGGGGATAGCCCCTAAACCCTTTGATCTTCACCTTAGAGGGACACTGGGCGAAGAGGGGAAAAAGTATGGGATTGGTTCCAGCGGAAGTGTGGTCTTGCTCGTGATCAAGGCCATGGCCACTCTGTATGAACTAGACCTAAGTCCAGATCTGCTCTTTCGACTAGCAGCAGTGGTCTTGGTGCAAAGAGGGGACAATGGTTCCATGGGCGATTTGGCTTGTATCGCCAACGAGGACTTGATTTATTACCAATCCTTTGATCGGGCTTGGTTGCATGAAGTCTTGACTTCTCAGCCTCTTTCACAAGTTTTAGACCTGGATTGGGACTACCAGATCCGCTTGATCCAGCCAGCCATCTCTTATGATTTCCTGGTTGGTTGGACCAAGGAACCAGCGATTTCAAGTGATTTGATCCGTCAGGTCAAGGGAGCGATCAAGGAAGAATTTCTTCAGGAGAGTCAGAGTGCAGTGAAGAATCTTGAAAAAGGCCTCCGTGAAGGGAACCAAAAGGAAATTGAGGCCAGTATCAAACGTGCGGATAAGAACCTAAAGGCCTTGAACTCTTTGATCTATACCCCAGCTCTAAAAGAGCTGCAAGAAGCGACAGAGGGACTTTCTGCCTGTGCCAAATCCAGTGGTGCTGGAGGAGGCGACTGTGGAATCGCCCTTAGTTTTGACCCAGTTGAGACTCAGACCTTGATAGACCGCTGGAAGGAAAAGAATTTTGAAGTCATTTACCAAGAAAGGATGGGAGATTCGTGA